The region ttaaaccacatgagtcaaaaatattttaccctAAAAATAAATCAGTATGTTTATTTACATcttttaaaagatatttttttctctgaattatttgttaatacatttgttttgaaaaataaaaactttaaaacaaATTGTAGCACTAAAATATTCGTGGAATAAGATACAAAAAAGGTGTAGCACTAAACTATGTTAAATGATGGCATGATCGGATCTACAAAAATTGAATTACTGCTTCAACCATCCATGACTGACGGAAACAGAAAGGTAATCAGATTTCCAGGGACATCATTTCCCATGGTCACAGTCAAGAGAGCTTTGATTGTATTGGCGTAAGCTGATGAGAAAGCTTCCATCCATCTTCTAAGCCTTAATCTCCCTTCAAACCATCATGGTTAGGATTCTTCCAGTTAAACAGTACTCTGCACCGGCAAATTACGTTCCACTAATAACAATTAGATGAAACAGCAGAATTACCCTCAACCGATCTTAATGATGAAATCATAATAACAATTAGAAGAAACAGCTGAATTACCACTGCAACTATGTGTTCATCCAAAAGAATTTTGCCCGCCTTCATGAGAAGTAATATACCACCCCACAGAACCCTTCCATCAATCAACATTAGCCCACACTCAAAATCTTTTTCTACTAGGATATCCATAACTGAACCCGACTCCAATCTGTCATTCTTTTAGATCTTCAAAGTAAGAAGTTGGTATTTCTGGAGAAGGCATAGTTGCCACAGTTTTGAACTGCTCCCAAGAaaacaattttatgaaattaGAATACAGTTTCAACAATGTAAAAATCTACACCAACTTCAATTACAAATTTCTAGCCGTAAGTACCTTatgctgcttgtatttctctcTTATAGCTTGCAAAGAACCTCCTCTTTTACTATTATACAAGTCATGTATGATAAGAACACATTCCTTTAAATCAGCTGCTTTATATCCGCAATATGTTTGCAATGTTGGGCACTGTAAAATGCATACTTGTAAGTAcccttcataaaaataaaaaataaaaaaattttactcTACCAGTAAGTCTCAGTAATCGAGCTCTTACCCAAGGAGACAGCTTTGGTTGGATCATGAATTTTGCAAGAAAAATGACTGATGCAGCCACCAGGGAAGGTACAAATTTCACACACTTGTAATCTAGCAAGCTCAACTCTGCCAGACAACAGCCCAGGAACTCCAACTGCAAATTGGGAGTCTGTAGAAAGATCAAAACAATTTGAGTTAAAAACAGAAATTTCCAACTGGGGACATTCACTGAAAGGGTCAGAGAGAGATTTGGCTTACTTTGTAATTCTCTTGAGCAACAGTAGTGAAGCTTCTGCAAACCAAAATGGGATAAAGTAACTAGAATCAGTCAAATGAGTCATTTATCTGGTAACATTAGTGCATTTGTAGATCATCAATGAccaaaaaacaaggaaagtacTCGTATTTTCAGAGTATCCTTGCCTTAGAAATGTCTTTATAGTAGGATTGCCCATTTCAAACTTCAGCAACTTGAGAATATCAGCTTCCATCTTCACCACCTTTTAGGATCACCATTTTATCAGTACTAATGAAAAAATAAGACCAAATGGGAAAGAAGGATGAAGTAAAAGTAATCACCTCCATTTTATTGTATGTATTATCTGTTATGTTGCAAAAATCACCCACGTCCGGAGGGCTAATCTCTTCGTACTTCCTACTCATCGGAATAAGAAAACCAAGATTCGTGAGTAAGAGGAAAGCCCATACATACTAAGTATCTGAAATCACAGTCATTTTTCAAGGATTTGGAGGCTTACGAGGCAATGAGCATAGAAGAAACTCCCAGCAATTGAAGTTTCTGCTTATTGACCGCATCCAAGGATAGGAATCTATCAACGTATGAAATGGAGAGATACAGAGTGTCTGGAAGAAGCTTGTATTCCTCTGCAACCTCAACCAACCAATCCACCAAGATTCCTCTCATATTAGCAGTCACACCCTTCTGAACCTTCTCTAGATAGTCAGGTAACGGCCTTCTCTTTGGCTCCATCTGAAACACCAACCCGTCTTCAGAATTAGCACCAAATTCAAATCCCTCAAAACCTTAATGTCAACACCCATTTCGAATACGAAatcgaaaaaattacaaaaacccTCTTACCTCAATTTTGCGAAGATACTCATAAATATCAGAAGCATAAGCTCGACACAGTTGCGGATCATCCGACTTCCCATCAATGCCCAGCTCCGTGTCAATGTCCTTCGTTGTCTTCGCTGCGGCTGTCGTCAGTCCCTTGCTCTTGGCCCTCGTCTTCGATTTACATTTCGGCTTCAGCGGCTCGACCCCAGTATTCGGATTCACGGATACGACAACGTTCGACAAGTTCGGGAGCTCCCCCAACACGACGCGCTTCTTGTGCGCGGACTGGTCCTCGGCTGCTGTAGCCGCCGCCCTCTTTTTCATAGCGCGAGTGATGCGCACGCACTGCTCTTGCTCGGCCATTTCTCTCAGTTGGGACTTGGggctcagagagagagagagagcagtggGGATTTCCAGATTTGGGGAGGAATATTGAAGAGTTGTGAAAGGCTATATGTAatgggcgagagagagagagagagagagagcgagcggcaaacggtttttttcaaaaaaaaacgcGCTTTTGGATGAGAAATGAGTGGGgggattttttgagtttttatttcgTTGGCTGAGGCTCAAAATGTTTTGGAATTTCAGGATTTGGTAAACCGGGTTCGCGGGTGTGGGGTAAGgtaattttaacttttaagagTTGGCGGGCCAATTTGCGCCTTTGcttatttgttttattcaacTCAACTGAACCGCTTCTCCTTCAAATATTTCCAAAGGAAATTTTCGGACTTGGCAGGCCAAATTTTGAGACACATCCGATTGCGTGAATACAAATTTTGATTCAAAAGTAAACATTGGCCAAAATCAGACGGTTAATTGGAAaagttaccaaaaaaaaaagtaaaaatcatttgattttttttttttttttttttttaattttttaactaatagcatgtgctatcattGATTCTAAAATCCCAAAGGCttatattttgagaaatgagGGACAAACCCCTCACACTCTTAAGCCAGAAGGattgacttaaaaaacagctgcttaagcagaatttcaaattttactAGAATTACAATTAAGCCCCCCTTACAAtgaaaattccaataaaatttgagccatatatatataagcaaactATACATAAAAACTAAGGAATACACGAACACACCTAATAGAAAAATCAACCAAAGTTGGCAGTAGGGGCACTATCATCGCCGGAGTCCGGCGCTTGTATGGCCCGCGCCTCCCCCGGAGTTACCAAACAATAGATCGACTTCCCTATGTTCAGTCACCACCTTTGCACGACGAAAAGAGGCAGAACGTGACTGTCACGCGCTGCTCAAAGAGAAGACCTCCCTGGCGCGTGACAACCACAGACCGGTCACCGGTAACCCACACGGTCGATGCAATCTACGGTATGACCAGAAAACACCGGTGGACCCATCTGAGTGGCGCATGTCTCTCAAAAGCTAATGAACAAGCGCAGATCTAGCGTTGAAATAGCTAAAACAAATGAAATCCGGCCAAAATGCTCCACCAGCGACATGAATGATAACAACATCTCCCCACCAAACGCCTCAAGATAAACCTCCTGTCAGAGAAAAacgagaagaaaaaaaaaccaacacaaacttCAAAGCCCAGTAAAGACTCGGAGGACAGCCATCCCTGGATCTACCAGGGGAATAAAAGCTCCACAGCTCTAATGGTTAGGAGAAATCTACCTCCACCGATACACACCATGGAGGAACAAAAATACTCCATAGCCCTAAAATGCTAGGAGGCACCACCACCGGGGAAGGGAGGCGTAGCTGGCAAACATcagaccaaaaaaaataactttctctctctagaattcTTTGTTAGTGccttttaaaaatcatttgaatTTGATTAAGGGAGAATTTTGGGTAcacaaatttttataaatattttgaatatcaCATTAACTCCTACACAGgtgaaaataaaactttaaggGAAAACTTTATTTAATCTCAAAACTATCATAGGTTTCCTTCGAacttcaaaaatttgcaatgcgAGTGTTCGATGTATTAGTCATTATTTTGAATCACTTCCTATTGTAAGGgtttttcgttaaaaatttataaaaatagaaatatagtctttatttatttattttttttaaaaaaaatccaaacaagtaaaaaaaaaaaaaaatgaaaaaaaaaaaggatagccCATTGCTGGCAATGGTTCAGTCAAGACCGTGACTAATTGAGACCCACGACTTGGCTGTGAGTCAATGCATACCCATGGCAAcgcgtgtttttttttttttttttcatttattattattattttctttggctttttttttttaaaaaaaatatatatattttataaatgatgatattttggtaattttttcttatttcgtaacaatttaatagaaaattacaGCCGGGGGATGAGAAGTGATTGAAAGGGGTTGATACATCATACActcacattgcaaattttttaagtttgggggacattAAAAAAGTTATAGCAATTTAGGaggataagtgaagtttttccaaactttttagttttttatttctttgaaaaataaataacaatttgaagTTGTCAATGCAAAAATGGAGCTCAAAATAACTCCGAATAATTGAAACATAGGGCTATAAATGAACCAAGTTATTTATGAACAAgttcaaactcgactcgactcggctTGTTAagattgtttatatatatatatatatatatatatatatatatatatatatatataaaatgtagcTTACTATTGTAGGCTCGATTTATTAACGTGTTTTAATAGGtggtttttagtttttggtttgaaaaacaGATCTGACGTGATTTAAAAGTGAaaacctttttgtttgtttttctatgAGTGGTTTGTAAATATatccttaattaaaaataaaaataaaaatatccaaaaaaataataaaaaaacattaaagtgaaaaaagaaaaagaaaaaaagaggctaaagaaaaaaattacagaagACCCACATCAGGccgtggggtttttttttttttttttttttgtttcttttttcttaatttttaatttataaatggggagattttggtcatttttgcTTATTTCGTTAGGatttatcattaaatcttaACGAAAGAGTGATTGAAAGGGGTTGATACATTGGACATCCATATTCCAATTTTTTGAAGTTTGGGAGAGGCATTGAAAAAGTTGTGATAGTTTAGAGAGGATAAGTGTCTAGGTGAAGTTTCCACaaacttttaactttttttttttttttttttgaagaataaataaaacttataagTTGTCAATGCAAAAACATAGCTCAAAATAAACTCTAGATGATTGAAACATAGGGCtatatataaacaaatcaaATTGTTCATGAACCAGCTTAGGTTCGACTCGAATAAGCTCAATTCAAACACATTtcatttatgctccgtttataatggcgtaaaatgattttggtatttttttatgtttggtagaggcgaaaataatagtcaactgaaaaataatttctgtttgataaaaaaatgtttagtaaattttagaaaatgctTTACATTTTTTAGAAGCGTAagtcattttccgaagacgcatTTGACCCCTTTTAAACGACATAGTCAACCTTAACGTTTAACTagtcgaccatcaccgaaatcttaCCGATACCGAAATCTGACAACATTCGGTCAAtgttgtcggaatccggccatcttcGCCAGAATTCGGTCAGCTCAGATTTCGACTACCAAACTGGTcgtattccggccatctggccaaaacggccagaTGGTCGGATCCGGCCTACTGGCCGAATTTGGCTAGAACGGCTAGCTGGCCAGACAGATTTGGCCAAAATATCCCGGCCCAAACGGCCGGATTTTGACTGGCTAGTCGGACGGATTTGGCCAGAAAATCTTGGCCATTACGACCAGATCCCTACCAACTGACCGAGATCTAGCTAGAACGGCCGGATTCCAGTGTATCTGACAGGATTCCGGTAGTTTGGCTGGAATCTAACCACTTTTGTCGAAATTCGGCCAATCCAGATTTCGACAAAACTGTCCGGATTTCTGcttttatctcgaattctggctattGTAACCAGAATCCGGTAAAAGTGGCCGGAATCTTGTCgatcagtgacggaatctcgtcactggtatttttatattattttacattaatatttatatgttttgaataaacattgatttttattaggggtgtacaagcggttataaccggcggttattggctaaaactgttaaccgctaaccgcctagcggttatttttattttaccaaccgctaaccgcctaggcggaggcggttatttttataaccgccggttagcggttataaccggcggtttgaAACCGCTTTCGAATTCCAGTTTTGGGCTGGGTTAAAACCGGTTTTGGGCTATTTTTATACCAGTTTTGGGCCAGATTTACACCggttttgggccattttttgtacaaattttaattttttcaagaaaaaaatttaatactttttgggccttttgtcatttggtacaaaattaacaaatctaaatacaaaattacaccCCTAATACTGGCacaaaaaaatatagagaaacaGTTTCTTAAAACATGACAagacattgaaataaaaaaaaaaaatggttaatgttcatcaagtaataaaaatactcataatgaaataaaactatttttgaaaaaaacaaaaatccgaAGGGTTGCCGAACAACCCTGGCCACACCCTCTCCATCACAAATCAGCACCATTTCCTGGCCCCATGCTCAACTTCCATTTTCTATTCCTCTGTCAATGGAAAAAGAAGTAttagagaaacagagaaaaaaaaatctctatctGAATTTTGCAGCATAGCTAAATTTGGGCCATAGAAATACATATAATTAAGCACCAAATACTTAGTAATCAAACATAACGAATGGGAGACTATTCCATTTACGTAAATGTTGTAACATCAAGCAATGTATAAATTTGTGGAAAGCATATTACGCTGAAGGATTGTTTTAggctttcatattttttttattttttttatttttttaaataaaaaaattaaacaatgtgTATTTAACTTTTAAGTATCTTAGAAAGACACATCAAAATAACATAGTTTCAAAAACATTTTGGAGGATCCGTGTCATACTCCagcttaaaaaacaaaaagaagcatTTTCCTAGTTGTTACAGAAACCCTATAACTATAACTCTTTATTGACATTAGTCATAATTTAGTGacggttatggtaatttctccTGCATTTTCGTGGCAGTCATGTCAAAAGATATACTTAAAACATAGGCATATTGCCCTTATGATGGTGGAACTTGTCAAAAGATATACTTAAAACATAGGCATATTGCCCTTATGATGGTGGAACTTGTTGGATCTTCACATCTGGTTGTTGTTATCACTATATGGCACATACGTGTGGACAATGGATAAAATTTCAATTGTCCTTGTAAAGTGTTATAGAAAGGACTGGTAGTTCATGGAAATTTGCACCTTTTAGAGCATATTAGATCAAGTATTTTGGTTTTGCCATAACTTCGGTTGTTCAAGATTTCTTCCATGCTTTTAGCCATTTCAGAGTGTCAACATCTTAAACCATTCACAAACTTAGATGGAACTATGTACAAAATCCACAGCATGACTAGCAACCCATTTATGCTAAAGATTGTTCGGGACGGACAAACATTAAAATCCAATTTATGCATATCCACAAACTGACCTAAAAGGCTAACAGATACACAGGTGACAACCCTTTTGCCTTTTGGATTGGCAATTCAGCATTAAGAATTTAAGAAGATGAAGATCATGGGTAGAAAATTACATTTGAGGGGAGCAGGAGAAAAGCTAGAATTACAAAATATCCCATAAAAGAATCGAGATTCGAGCACCCATCACATCTTTACCCAATCGAAAATCTAACTATCAAAGCATCCAATCAAAACACAACTGATTCCATGCATTTCAAACAACCACAAATCATATACACGAACCGGTGGAGAAACTTACAGTGTAGTGGTGGCGGAGATGAGCGGAGGCAGAGACGAGCGGCGGCGGAGACGAGATGGGCAGAGAGGAGACGAGACGAGATGGGCAGAGACGAGAGGGCAGAGACGAGAGGGAGGGCGTCGGCGACAAAATGAAATGGGAATTGggaaacctaaacctaaaagaTTTGAgatggtttatatatattgtcaaaacggcgtcgttttgggcattcagcaatgcccaaaacgacgcccctCTAGGCTCTCAggtcaggtttttttttttttttttaatatatatatataaaagcggttatttataaccgcttttaaaactctataaccgcttttaaaagcggttagcggttttaaagcggttatagCCGCTCCGTTTGAACAcccttaatttttataggttaatatgattgaataaaaatataaaaaatatttgtgattttccgtaagcaccaaacaccgaaaaatgctttcgatgaaaaatatttttcataaaaatgacttccttgaaactattttacgacggaaactattttacatcgaaacaaacggagcattaataacCAAGCCAAATTGGTTCAACTTAGGCTCATgaacggaatatatatatatatatatatatatatatatatatatatatatatatatatatatatatatatatatatatttgtgtgttaATAAAAAGGGAAATGCTAGAAATACATCTAGTGCACAACTTGTGCACTACCCCAACTCCCAAGACACATTGGAGTGGGACCCAATGTGTAGGTCtcaccccaatgtgtcttgggaTAATATACAAGTTGTGCACTAGTAgtgcatgaatcatttctcaaaaatatgttatatagttatatattagggcCTTGATACACGTACAACTCCTACCCAATTATTGCACAACTTCAAGGCACATTAGGGTGGACTCACACAGCATTTTCCTATGTATTATAATTCACAACAGCTCAAGAATAGACTTCCACCTGTAAAGATAATTCACATCACCTGTAAAGATACTGCAGAAGTAGAGTTCGAGTGTAAATAAACTCCTAATTGCTAGCTTTTGTATTTGCTTAAATTAGAGATGGGTAAATGATACTTATATTGTATTtgcgtaatttttttttttttttttttttttgatgaatgattATTTCATAAACCAACAAAAGTGTACAACGCACTCTAACAATACAGCTAGGGACTCCAGGAAGAAGCAAGCCTGCTGAACACTCATCTATACAGTAAGAATACAACCATCTTTACAAAACCAAAGGTCTTAGCCAAGAATGCGAGCTTAATATTGCTCAGATGCTAATCAACCTGAACCTTTTCGAACAAATCAATAGGAGCTGATTTAAGAAGGGTCTCTCTTGCAGATTTCAGTTCGTGTAGAGCACTTCTAATACAAATGCGGCCATCGCGAGATTCCGCGGTGCAAGATAACCCGACCCAAAGGATTGTGATCAGGCAACCATATTGAATCTCAGGGCTTATGGGTTCGCCATTATGGTAAAGGTTGCTCATAAGCAGTAGCAGCTCAGGGTCGAGTACTTGCACCACGTTGGCGGGGAAAGCTGACTTCACCCATTTGGTTAGGTTTAGGCCTTCAGTGAAGCTCTCATGCGTTGGGTTCTTCCCAGTCAAGAGCTCAAGCAGCATTATCCCGAAGCTGTATACATCTCCAGCCGTTGATGGTTTCTGTCCCAAACCATACTCTGCATATCATTTAAGGTGATTCATTATGTTaacaaaatttagaaaaagtTATCAATCAcccaaaagaagagagagatgtTATAGTACTAATTACCTGGGGGAATGTAACCGATGGATCCCTTTAGAGCATATGTAGAGGTGATACAAGGTTGATTGCCTGTTCTTTCCATCAGCAACTGGGACAGGCCAAAATCTCCTACTTTTGCAGTCATGTCTTCACCCAAAAGAATGTTGCTGGGCTTCAAATCACAATGCACCACTAGAACTTTGCAGTCATGGTGCAAGTAGTCCAATGCACAAGCAATGTCGATGGCCACATTCAATCTCTCCACAACATTCAAGGCTTCCCCATTTGCGTGCTTCTTCTTGCCCCTAACCCAGTCTTCTAAGCTGCCGTTACTTAGAAATTCATAGACCAAAGCCATAAATTCCATGTTCTTGAAGTCTATGCTAGAGCATGATGTAATCAATCGAACAAGATTCCGATGCCTAACATGCCTCATAGCCTCGCACTCTGCCAAGAAACTCTTCCAAGAGCTTGTCCTCTCAGTGTGATCAAGGACCTTGACTGCCACGGGAATTCCTTGCCTTATATAGCCTTTATACACTGACCCAAAACCACCTTTCCCAAGAAAGCTTTCTTGGTTGAAGTTTCCAGTTGCCCTACGCAGGTCACTGTACGAGATCATTTGATGTTGTCCTTGCAGCAGTTCAGAAGATTTTGTAATCTttgatttacttttctttatgTACAACACCGAGCCAAGTATGACGCATAGGACTAATGTTAGAAGAATACTTGTAATAACTAAAATTTTCTCTACCTTTCTTCCACCACCTTGAGAATTGACACATGCCAAATGCAAGCAAAGCTTTGGGTTGCCTTCCAAATGAACTTCAGAGGGATTTCCAAAAACTCCGCCGTTTGGAACTACCCCTTCCAAATTATTGAAAGATAGGTTCAAGAGCTGAAGCACCAGAAGGTTTTGGAGTTCGGTAGGAATAGAGTCAGAAAATTGGTTGGaggagagatcgagagagtcCAGGCCTTTCAATTCTCCTAGAGTATTCGGAATAGGACCTGAAAGTATGTTCCTGGCCATGAATAATTTCTCCAAGCTCTTACAGTTTCTGATTGAGCTGGGAATATTACCAGACAAATGGTTGTCAGAGAGGTCAATGGTAACAACACTTTGTAGGAGAGCAATTTCTGGAGGTAGAGGTCCACTCAGAAAGTTCTTagacaaattcaaaacaatgcTCAAACTACCGAGACTTAGAATTTCTTTGGGCATGCTTCCATTGAACCTATTGTTGGATAAGTCCATGAAAAGA is a window of Alnus glutinosa chromosome 4, dhAlnGlut1.1, whole genome shotgun sequence DNA encoding:
- the LOC133866767 gene encoding putative cyclin-A3-1, whose amino-acid sequence is MAEQEQCVRITRAMKKRAAATAAEDQSAHKKRVVLGELPNLSNVVVSVNPNTGVEPLKPKCKSKTRAKSKGLTTAAAKTTKDIDTELGIDGKSDDPQLCRAYASDIYEYLRKIEMEPKRRPLPDYLEKVQKGVTANMRGILVDWLVEVAEEYKLLPDTLYLSISYVDRFLSLDAVNKQKLQLLGVSSMLIASKYEEISPPDVGDFCNITDNTYNKMEVVKMEADILKLLKFEMGNPTIKTFLRSFTTVAQENYKTPNLQLEFLGCCLAELSLLDYKCVKFVPSLVAASVIFLAKFMIQPKLSPWCPTLQTYCGYKAADLKECVLIIHDLYNSKRGGSLQAIREKYKQHKFKTVATMPSPEIPTSYFEDLKE